One window of Mucilaginibacter inviolabilis genomic DNA carries:
- a CDS encoding GNAT family N-acetyltransferase, with translation MLNLNFDPFPVLSTERLLLRRFTFADAPRLFELRKDPVIMQYISRPLAKTLNDAIDLIKVINDLLKGNNGITWCITLKNEQEFIGSIGFWRIEKENYRAEIGYLLNPAYQGMGIMQEAIETIINYGFGPMNLHTIQANVSPDNLASIKLLQKNNFTQEAHFKENYFFNGAFEDTVVYTLLTKT, from the coding sequence ATGCTTAACCTTAATTTTGACCCGTTTCCTGTGCTCAGTACCGAACGTTTGCTATTACGGAGGTTCACTTTTGCCGATGCTCCCAGGCTTTTTGAGCTGCGAAAAGACCCGGTTATTATGCAATATATATCCCGGCCGCTCGCAAAAACGCTTAATGATGCTATAGATCTGATAAAAGTTATTAACGATTTACTCAAGGGCAATAATGGCATTACCTGGTGCATTACGCTTAAAAACGAACAGGAGTTTATTGGCAGCATAGGGTTTTGGCGTATAGAAAAGGAGAATTACCGGGCCGAGATAGGCTATCTTTTAAACCCGGCCTATCAGGGCATGGGAATTATGCAGGAGGCCATAGAAACCATCATTAATTACGGTTTTGGGCCTATGAACCTCCACACGATACAAGCAAACGTGAGTCCTGATAACCTGGCATCAATAAAATTGCTTCAAAAGAACAACTTTACACAGGAAGCCCATTTTAAGGAAAATTATTTTTTTAACGGCGCATTTGAAGATACCGTTGTTTATACGTTATTAACAAAAACTTAA
- a CDS encoding DUF3892 domain-containing protein, with product MSVRILCIKTDAKLHKNPYVAIDSLEWVNERINVKGVTERAKLYDWIKDADGEAYVIDEYGNKTTLIPALCPDGNKYVKTVSDESKPDYLLALPQSA from the coding sequence ATGTCTGTACGTATTCTTTGTATAAAAACCGATGCTAAACTGCACAAAAATCCTTATGTAGCTATTGATTCATTAGAGTGGGTAAATGAGCGCATTAACGTAAAAGGAGTTACCGAAAGAGCTAAACTTTATGACTGGATAAAGGATGCCGACGGAGAGGCTTATGTTATTGACGAGTATGGCAATAAAACCACGCTGATCCCTGCTCTTTGCCCGGATGGTAATAAATACGTTAAAACCGTATCTGACGAATCAAAACCTGATTATTTATTGGCTTTACCGCAGAGCGCATAA
- a CDS encoding CYTH domain-containing protein → MGIEIERKFLVDHEQWRQLSKPAGKHYRQGYILSDDIKTIRVRVTDEHGYITIKGKTKGISRLEYEYIIPVNEGVELLNNFATSELEKTRYCINYEGKIWEVDDFLGENQGLLVAEIELEDEAEKFKLPPWITVEVTGDKKYYNSALSLNPFKGWPE, encoded by the coding sequence ATGGGCATTGAAATTGAACGCAAGTTTCTGGTTGATCACGAACAATGGCGCCAGCTTAGTAAACCCGCAGGTAAACATTATCGTCAGGGGTATATTTTAAGTGATGATATTAAAACTATCCGGGTGCGTGTTACCGACGAGCATGGTTATATAACTATTAAAGGGAAAACAAAAGGCATTAGTCGCCTGGAATATGAATATATTATCCCGGTTAACGAAGGGGTAGAGTTATTGAATAATTTTGCAACATCAGAGCTGGAAAAGACTCGCTATTGTATTAACTATGAAGGTAAAATATGGGAAGTAGACGATTTTTTAGGCGAAAATCAAGGCCTGCTGGTAGCAGAAATTGAACTGGAAGATGAGGCGGAAAAGTTTAAGTTACCTCCCTGGATTACTGTAGAGGTTACGGGCGACAAAAAATATTACAACTCGGCTTTATCTTTAAATCCGTTTAAAGGGTGGCCTGAGTAA
- a CDS encoding O-methyltransferase, producing MNQQINQPYPQAYADIDRATIESGFTMASDTLTCSLLKTLAAAKPGGKFLELGTGTGLSTSWILDGMEAAATLISIDNDARFLAIADRFLGNDKRLELICMDGADWFEQNKQLKFDYIFADTWHGKYLLLDEAIAMLNPGGLYIIDDMLPQPNWPDGHHEKAIRLMEVLEQRTDLVLTKQCWATGIAIAVKKAV from the coding sequence ATGAACCAGCAAATAAATCAGCCCTACCCGCAAGCTTACGCCGATATAGACAGGGCTACCATCGAATCGGGTTTTACCATGGCTTCTGATACTTTAACCTGTAGCTTGTTGAAAACGCTGGCTGCTGCAAAACCAGGTGGTAAATTCCTGGAGCTGGGCACGGGTACCGGTTTGTCAACCTCATGGATACTGGATGGTATGGAGGCTGCGGCTACCCTTATTTCTATCGACAATGATGCCCGTTTTTTGGCTATTGCCGATCGGTTTTTGGGCAACGATAAACGGCTGGAACTGATTTGTATGGATGGTGCCGACTGGTTTGAACAAAACAAGCAGTTAAAGTTCGATTATATTTTTGCCGATACCTGGCATGGTAAGTATCTGTTGCTTGATGAAGCTATAGCTATGCTTAACCCCGGTGGTTTATATATTATTGATGATATGCTGCCTCAGCCCAATTGGCCCGATGGTCATCATGAAAAAGCTATCCGGTTGATGGAAGTGCTGGAACAACGGACAGACCTGGTGCTCACCAAACAATGCTGGGCCACGGGGATAGCTATAGCGGTTAAAAAAGCGGTGTGA
- a CDS encoding PA2928 family protein — MQQHNWPPGVLPSQRNYWRFSLLFLLPILIISGIVWGIISMINSGAATYAQADALIYHMNGHAVMATVVTHESGTTETYSDNKRYAEAIDLENGKRLWRVLLDAKNNRDQDFGLAALLGQSSKYLFFLRNELYVIDKQTGEVVAQNDHFETVKDKMSKEDFTSYNSSDIKFAYNDSLQAVLFKGTDGLFYSINGLTLKTGTINLNNPDKYFKRKNQPSYDGLMVQAYDDGKQGLAVLDDQEVQLLQASNMREAVQHRSSEKSVRRFLYSHPADKLSGNWEKVSEAVYIYGGFLTDPQQRSLQFADSLATSETYRLFANNYNHIHAPIRLSNGGLIVMHKASTENNAPLLLTALLPDGKVAWQISTGYADIGFLYKYPDGSKLFFMGIPAGKFNYPMQQLLCLNLTNGTLQSYPIK; from the coding sequence ATGCAACAACATAACTGGCCTCCTGGCGTACTACCATCTCAGCGTAATTACTGGCGCTTCTCTTTACTTTTTTTATTACCTATATTGATTATTAGTGGTATTGTTTGGGGTATAATCAGCATGATCAATAGTGGTGCAGCCACCTATGCTCAGGCAGATGCCTTAATTTATCATATGAACGGACATGCGGTGATGGCCACCGTAGTTACCCATGAATCTGGAACAACAGAAACCTATTCCGATAACAAGCGGTATGCCGAAGCTATTGATCTGGAAAACGGTAAAAGACTATGGAGGGTACTGCTTGATGCTAAAAACAACCGCGACCAGGATTTTGGCCTTGCGGCATTGCTGGGTCAATCTTCCAAATATTTATTTTTTCTGCGGAATGAATTATATGTGATCGATAAACAAACAGGGGAGGTGGTTGCCCAAAATGATCATTTTGAAACCGTTAAGGATAAAATGAGCAAAGAGGATTTTACATCGTACAATAGCAGCGATATTAAATTTGCTTATAATGATTCGCTGCAGGCGGTGCTTTTTAAAGGTACCGATGGGCTTTTTTATAGTATCAACGGCCTCACCTTAAAAACAGGCACTATCAACCTCAACAATCCTGATAAGTATTTTAAACGCAAGAACCAACCCTCATATGATGGGTTGATGGTACAGGCTTATGACGATGGTAAACAAGGCCTGGCCGTGCTGGATGATCAGGAAGTACAGTTATTACAGGCAAGCAATATGCGGGAAGCGGTACAGCACCGTAGTTCGGAGAAATCGGTAAGGCGGTTTTTATATAGCCATCCTGCCGACAAGCTTAGCGGCAATTGGGAAAAAGTGAGTGAGGCTGTATATATATACGGCGGCTTTTTAACCGATCCGCAGCAACGCTCCCTGCAGTTCGCTGATTCATTGGCTACAAGCGAAACCTATCGGCTGTTTGCCAATAATTATAATCATATCCATGCCCCCATTCGCCTAAGTAACGGAGGGTTGATAGTCATGCACAAAGCATCTACAGAAAATAATGCGCCGTTATTGCTTACGGCCCTTTTGCCTGATGGTAAAGTTGCGTGGCAAATCAGTACAGGTTACGCTGATATCGGCTTTCTTTACAAATACCCAGATGGGAGTAAGCTGTTTTTTATGGGTATCCCCGCAGGTAAATTCAATTATCCTATGCAGCAGTTACTTTGTCTTAACCTGACTAATGGAACGTTACAGTCTTATCCAATAAAATAA
- a CDS encoding nitrilase family protein, with the protein MENLKIATAQFENKSGDKAYNLSIIKQLSQKAAQQGADVIAFHECSVTGYTFARHLDKQQMLDLAEVIPGGESISTLTAYAREFDIVILAGLFEKDENDNLFKAQVCVDKNGLVAKHRKLHPFINPHLQPGTSYTVFEILGWKCGILICYDNNVIENVRATKLLGADIIFMPHVTMCTPSTRPGAGFVDAILWKDKIGSAKQLREEFDGLKGRAWLMKWLPARAYDNAVYAVFSNPIGMDDDQLKNGCSMVIDPYGDVIAECRSLDNEITIANIHADKLTLAGGYRYIKARKPELYGDIIGKAHQSEQKVVWI; encoded by the coding sequence ATGGAAAACTTAAAAATAGCTACAGCCCAGTTCGAAAACAAGAGCGGCGACAAAGCCTATAACTTATCAATTATTAAACAGTTATCGCAAAAAGCGGCGCAGCAGGGGGCCGATGTGATTGCCTTTCATGAATGCTCCGTTACCGGGTACACTTTTGCCCGGCACCTGGATAAACAACAGATGCTTGACCTGGCCGAAGTAATTCCAGGAGGAGAAAGCATTTCGACACTTACCGCTTACGCTCGCGAATTTGACATTGTTATACTGGCCGGATTGTTTGAAAAAGACGAAAATGATAACCTGTTTAAAGCCCAGGTATGTGTGGACAAAAACGGCCTGGTGGCTAAGCATCGCAAATTACATCCGTTTATAAATCCTCATTTACAGCCAGGTACCAGCTATACTGTTTTTGAAATTTTAGGCTGGAAATGCGGTATCCTGATCTGTTATGATAATAATGTTATTGAAAATGTAAGGGCTACCAAGCTGCTGGGTGCCGATATTATTTTTATGCCACACGTAACTATGTGTACGCCATCTACCCGTCCCGGGGCCGGTTTTGTTGATGCTATACTTTGGAAGGATAAAATAGGCAGCGCAAAACAATTACGGGAAGAATTTGATGGACTTAAAGGTCGTGCCTGGCTGATGAAATGGTTGCCTGCCCGGGCCTATGATAATGCAGTTTATGCAGTTTTCTCTAACCCAATAGGTATGGATGATGATCAGCTTAAAAACGGATGTTCGATGGTTATTGATCCTTATGGCGATGTGATAGCCGAGTGCAGATCATTGGATAATGAAATTACCATTGCCAATATTCATGCCGATAAACTAACCCTGGCTGGCGGTTATCGCTACATCAAGGCCAGAAAACCAGAACTGTATGGAGATATTATTGGGAAAGCCCATCAAAGCGAACAAAAAGTAGTTTGGATATAG
- a CDS encoding AraC family transcriptional regulator, whose amino-acid sequence MNLYPECICSEICNFTSLPGLRMQIPPSPHLAHIIKHFLILENNCSEPINYRLFSDGNPGMVFYFKTPLVQQAADKAYIHPSSFVYGQLTQYKNLISTGKLDILVVVFQPYGLFALSGIASVELNDGLIKLNELFKSDAEELEDRVLNETGIRNKIEHIENFVFKKLAGCSYPDKALTGALKLIDNSKGNISVAHLLHALPITEKQLERRFNQYIGIGPKRFAAIVKLQYFLKNLQRHPQDTKIADAAYESGYYDQAHLNNYFKKNIGITPSAYKINNLLAINFMQV is encoded by the coding sequence ATGAATCTGTATCCGGAATGTATCTGTTCAGAAATTTGTAACTTTACCTCATTACCAGGTTTACGTATGCAAATACCTCCATCACCGCATCTTGCTCATATCATTAAGCACTTTTTGATACTGGAAAACAATTGCAGCGAGCCAATTAATTACCGTTTGTTTTCTGACGGTAACCCGGGGATGGTTTTTTACTTCAAAACACCGCTGGTACAACAAGCTGCAGACAAGGCATATATCCATCCCAGTAGCTTTGTTTACGGGCAGTTAACCCAATACAAAAATCTGATATCCACCGGGAAATTAGACATATTGGTAGTGGTATTCCAACCTTATGGCCTGTTTGCTTTATCCGGAATAGCTTCTGTTGAATTAAACGACGGCCTGATCAAACTAAATGAACTTTTTAAAAGCGATGCAGAGGAGCTGGAAGACCGGGTTTTAAATGAAACAGGTATCCGAAACAAGATTGAACACATCGAAAACTTTGTATTTAAAAAGCTGGCAGGTTGCTCGTACCCCGACAAGGCGCTTACAGGAGCCTTAAAACTGATAGATAACAGCAAGGGAAATATATCTGTAGCCCATTTGCTGCATGCTTTACCTATAACCGAAAAACAACTCGAACGCCGGTTTAACCAGTATATCGGGATAGGGCCGAAACGCTTCGCCGCCATTGTGAAGCTGCAGTATTTTTTAAAGAACTTGCAAAGGCATCCACAAGACACAAAAATTGCCGATGCGGCTTATGAGAGCGGTTATTATGATCAGGCACACCTCAATAACTATTTTAAAAAGAACATTGGTATAACTCCATCAGCCTATAAAATAAATAACCTGCTGGCTATTAACTTTATGCAGGTTTAG
- a CDS encoding carboxypeptidase-like regulatory domain-containing protein — protein sequence MISRKILLLISLLFSFGFAASAQQDSIPLNTLIQKTAKFQSSYPIEKVYLHLDKPYYAVGDTIWFKAYVTVEKHQPSGLSGVVYVDVINSQDSVMENLRLPVKNGFANGNITLTSETYKQGPYRIRAYTNWMRNFDPDYFYDHTINVGNAIDNQVNTFISYKSSEKKGTVKVDADILYKDPTNAPYANKKVSWQLVRNGDPITKGSGRTDDKGHLLVDIPENESATITSSSLVTAIDMGERKSVTNSFSLRGAVTAYDVQFFPESGQLTNGIRSKIAFKAINSKGLGTDVKGTVTDDQGTVMASFTSAHLGMGVFAITPESGKTYTANVTFPNGSTGTYKLPRVQAMGINLSVFNTDADNLTVKISANELFLQRKQNKSFYLVGQSGGVIYYAAQTVLQNAAYTANIPKNKFPTGIVQFTLFSSGGYALCERIAFVQHNDQLNLALRPDKPSYTTRQNVRIALSAKNSTAPVEGSFSVAVLDDTSVPTNEDSESTILSNLLLTSDLKGYIEKPNYYFNKPDQEKQDNLDILMLTQGYRRFSYEDILADKNPPIFIAPEQGIEVSGILRTTTGLPVGKGSIRLLIPDRNFSAETVTDLSGNFKFSNVVVMDTSKITLSARNNPNGKNMVISVNGELYQKLTKNPNLPDEIVNIDSAMRPYLDNSRKQYQNSRVLKEVVVKSTKFEKKPSHNDYGTFAGLPGQADHEISGDQLKDCPLLINCLSTMAFGLTYVDNNFYITRDYNAGKKVPVQIYVGSMPVDVNFLSSMTGAEVASVEIFLKDGVSGLNRINQTNGILLINKKVIKKEKITLAQLQALIPKQNVVTFGIQGYGKSKEFYMPKYDVTKQSSLGADLRNTIYWNPKIITDKNGVASFSFFNSDARGSYRVIIEGLDAEGDLGRQVMHIQVK from the coding sequence ATGATATCTAGAAAAATTTTACTCCTAATTTCGCTGTTATTCTCTTTTGGTTTTGCTGCTTCGGCGCAACAGGATAGCATACCCTTAAATACGCTTATTCAAAAAACTGCTAAATTTCAAAGCAGCTATCCTATTGAAAAGGTTTATCTGCATTTAGATAAGCCTTATTATGCCGTGGGCGATACCATTTGGTTTAAAGCTTATGTAACGGTTGAAAAGCACCAGCCATCGGGTTTAAGCGGTGTGGTTTATGTTGATGTGATCAACAGCCAGGACTCTGTTATGGAAAACCTGCGTTTACCTGTAAAAAACGGCTTTGCAAACGGTAACATTACCCTTACCAGCGAAACCTATAAACAAGGCCCCTACCGCATCAGGGCTTATACCAACTGGATGCGCAATTTTGATCCCGACTATTTTTACGACCATACCATTAACGTAGGTAATGCTATTGACAACCAGGTAAATACCTTTATCAGTTATAAAAGTTCGGAAAAAAAGGGCACCGTAAAAGTTGATGCGGATATTCTTTATAAAGACCCAACCAATGCCCCCTATGCCAACAAAAAAGTGAGCTGGCAATTGGTACGTAACGGCGATCCCATAACCAAAGGCAGCGGCCGTACCGACGATAAAGGCCATCTACTCGTGGATATACCCGAAAACGAATCTGCTACCATAACATCCAGTTCATTGGTAACCGCCATTGATATGGGCGAACGTAAATCGGTTACCAATTCATTTTCCTTAAGAGGTGCCGTAACTGCCTATGACGTACAGTTTTTTCCGGAAAGCGGACAGCTCACCAATGGCATACGTTCAAAAATTGCTTTTAAAGCCATCAATTCCAAAGGATTAGGGACTGATGTAAAAGGAACGGTTACTGATGACCAAGGTACAGTTATGGCCTCTTTTACTTCAGCACACCTGGGTATGGGTGTATTTGCTATAACACCCGAAAGTGGAAAAACATATACAGCTAATGTTACCTTTCCAAATGGTTCTACAGGCACCTATAAACTTCCACGGGTACAGGCTATGGGTATTAATCTGTCCGTATTTAATACCGATGCTGATAATCTTACGGTTAAAATATCGGCTAACGAGCTATTCTTACAGCGCAAACAAAACAAAAGCTTTTACTTGGTTGGACAAAGCGGAGGGGTTATTTACTATGCGGCTCAAACTGTGCTGCAAAATGCCGCCTATACAGCCAATATCCCAAAAAATAAGTTCCCAACAGGTATTGTACAGTTTACCTTGTTCTCATCCGGGGGATATGCTTTATGTGAGCGCATAGCTTTTGTACAGCATAATGACCAGTTAAATCTGGCTCTAAGACCTGATAAACCATCTTACACAACCCGGCAAAATGTTAGGATTGCCCTATCAGCAAAAAACAGTACAGCTCCTGTTGAAGGCAGTTTTTCTGTAGCCGTACTTGATGATACCAGCGTACCTACCAATGAGGACTCAGAATCGACTATATTAAGCAACCTGTTACTTACATCCGATCTGAAAGGATATATAGAAAAACCTAACTATTATTTCAACAAGCCCGACCAGGAAAAACAGGACAACCTGGATATCCTGATGCTTACACAAGGGTATCGCCGTTTTTCATACGAAGATATACTGGCAGATAAAAACCCTCCTATTTTTATTGCACCGGAGCAGGGCATTGAAGTATCAGGCATATTAAGAACTACCACCGGGCTGCCGGTAGGTAAAGGCAGCATCCGCCTGCTGATACCAGACCGTAATTTTTCGGCAGAAACGGTAACTGATTTATCGGGTAACTTCAAGTTCAGTAACGTGGTAGTGATGGATACCTCTAAAATAACCCTGAGCGCCCGTAACAACCCTAATGGCAAAAACATGGTGATTAGCGTAAACGGCGAATTGTACCAGAAATTAACCAAAAACCCTAATCTGCCAGATGAAATTGTAAACATAGATAGCGCCATGCGCCCATATCTGGATAACAGCCGCAAACAATATCAAAATTCCCGTGTGCTGAAGGAAGTAGTGGTAAAATCGACCAAATTTGAGAAAAAACCGAGCCATAACGATTATGGGACGTTCGCAGGATTACCGGGCCAGGCCGACCATGAAATATCCGGCGATCAGTTAAAGGATTGTCCCCTGCTAATCAACTGTCTAAGCACTATGGCCTTTGGTTTAACTTATGTAGACAATAACTTTTATATCACCCGCGATTATAATGCCGGCAAAAAGGTTCCTGTGCAGATATATGTAGGCAGCATGCCTGTTGATGTAAACTTTCTATCGAGCATGACAGGTGCCGAAGTTGCCTCTGTAGAGATCTTTTTAAAGGATGGGGTAAGTGGTCTTAACCGTATTAACCAAACCAATGGTATACTTCTCATCAACAAAAAGGTGATCAAAAAGGAAAAAATAACACTGGCTCAGTTACAGGCGCTTATTCCCAAACAAAACGTAGTTACTTTTGGCATACAGGGTTATGGTAAATCCAAAGAGTTTTACATGCCTAAATATGATGTTACCAAACAAAGCTCGCTCGGAGCCGATTTGCGAAACACCATTTACTGGAATCCGAAAATAATAACCGATAAAAACGGTGTAGCCTCATTCAGCTTTTTTAACAGCGACGCCCGCGGATCATACCGTGTAATTATTGAAGGTCTGGATGCCGAAGGCGATCTTGGCCGGCAAGTAATGCATATCCAGGTGAAATAG
- a CDS encoding DUF1761 domain-containing protein: protein MDFSHINWLAVVAAGVSAFLVGGIWYSPLLFAKPWMADNKLNPDEVKASNKGRIFGFSFFFSIIMAVNLGMFLADAKTNVSWGATAGFLAGIWTFSAIAIQGLFELKSWRLIFINGGYSLISLTLMGTIIGWWR, encoded by the coding sequence ATGGATTTTTCACACATCAACTGGCTGGCCGTGGTAGCGGCTGGCGTATCGGCATTTTTAGTTGGCGGTATCTGGTACTCTCCATTGTTATTCGCCAAACCCTGGATGGCTGATAACAAGCTTAATCCCGATGAAGTAAAAGCCTCCAATAAGGGCCGCATCTTTGGCTTTTCATTTTTCTTTTCCATCATTATGGCAGTTAACCTGGGGATGTTTCTGGCCGATGCCAAAACCAATGTATCCTGGGGCGCCACTGCGGGTTTTTTGGCCGGGATATGGACATTCAGTGCCATTGCTATACAGGGACTATTTGAGCTGAAAAGCTGGCGCCTGATATTTATAAACGGTGGTTATAGCCTGATATCGTTAACCCTGATGGGAACCATTATAGGTTGGTGGAGATAG